Proteins encoded within one genomic window of Guyparkeria hydrothermalis:
- a CDS encoding methyl-accepting chemotaxis protein, with amino-acid sequence MFSRRTREELADCRQALQETRAVIDAVRDAVAYIEFSPDGVVLDVNERFLETVGYPRGEVVGAHHRLFCDDDYAASSTYRAFWSDLRQGHSHSGTFPRRRADGERLWLEATYFPVKDEQGLVGRVVKIASDVTRRTGKLRDHEAVFDALDRSMAVISFTPTGEILDANDNFLHAVGYSLDEVRGRHHRLFCDESFYRDHPEFWTELAGGAFKSGRFRRQRSNGDELWLEATYNPVFDQKGDVEKVIKFATDITAAVHAADRTREASAIASSTAQQTAEIAARGAESLRTSIETSEQIRDLIGEAKDVIGSLDAESKNIETIVATIRAVADQTNLLALNAAIEAARAGEQGRGFAVVADEVRQLAARTSTATAEIAEVIRGNLDHTGDIVQRIESASLVAERGREQVHSVEGIVDEIREGAAHVLDAVSSIPRS; translated from the coding sequence ATGTTCAGTCGTCGTACGCGTGAGGAATTGGCCGATTGCCGCCAGGCATTGCAGGAGACGCGCGCCGTGATCGATGCGGTGCGCGATGCCGTGGCCTACATCGAATTTTCGCCCGACGGCGTCGTCCTGGATGTCAATGAGCGCTTTCTCGAGACGGTTGGCTATCCGCGAGGCGAGGTGGTGGGCGCGCATCATCGTCTCTTTTGCGACGACGATTACGCTGCCTCGTCGACGTATCGGGCGTTCTGGAGCGACCTCCGGCAGGGGCATTCGCACAGCGGCACCTTCCCGCGGCGACGGGCGGATGGAGAGCGGTTGTGGCTGGAGGCGACCTATTTCCCGGTCAAGGACGAGCAAGGCCTTGTCGGGCGGGTGGTCAAAATTGCATCCGACGTCACCCGGCGGACCGGCAAGTTGCGGGATCACGAGGCTGTCTTCGACGCGCTTGATCGCTCGATGGCGGTGATTTCCTTCACACCGACCGGCGAGATCCTCGACGCGAACGACAATTTTCTTCATGCCGTGGGTTACTCGCTCGACGAGGTGCGCGGACGTCATCACCGCCTGTTCTGCGACGAGTCCTTCTACCGGGACCACCCGGAGTTCTGGACAGAGCTCGCGGGCGGTGCCTTCAAGTCGGGGCGTTTTCGCCGGCAGCGGTCCAATGGCGACGAGCTGTGGCTGGAGGCCACCTACAACCCGGTGTTCGACCAGAAGGGCGACGTGGAGAAGGTGATCAAGTTCGCCACCGACATCACCGCCGCGGTGCACGCTGCCGACCGGACCCGGGAGGCGTCCGCGATCGCCTCTTCGACCGCCCAGCAGACGGCCGAGATCGCCGCGCGCGGCGCCGAGTCGCTGCGGACATCGATCGAGACCTCGGAGCAGATCCGTGACCTGATCGGCGAGGCCAAGGACGTCATCGGCAGTCTGGATGCCGAGTCAAAGAACATCGAGACGATCGTCGCGACCATCCGCGCGGTTGCCGACCAGACCAACCTCCTGGCCCTGAATGCCGCGATCGAGGCGGCGCGTGCCGGCGAGCAGGGACGGGGGTTTGCCGTGGTGGCCGACGAGGTGCGCCAGCTGGCGGCCCGTACCAGTACGGCCACCGCCGAGATCGCCGAGGTCATCCGGGGCAACCTCGACCACACCGGCGATATCGTCCAGCGCATCGAGAGCGCCAGTCTGGTAGCGGAGCGTGGCCGCGAGCAGGTGCATTCGGTCGAGGGGATCGTCGACGAGATCCGCGAAGGCGCCGCCCACGTCCTTGATGCCGTCTCATCCATCCCCCGTTCGTGA
- the trpB gene encoding tryptophan synthase subunit beta, translating to MSYLKEFPNKEGYFGDFGGAFLPPELEPHFAEIEQAYLRLMRSADFLSELRYIRKHYQGRPTPVYYAHNLSESVGAHIYLKREDLNHSGAHKLNHCMGEALLAKHMGKKKLIAETGAGQHGVALATAAAYFGMECEIHMGEIDIAKEAPNVTRMKLLGANVVPVGFGGRSLKEAVDSAFQSYLSQADEAIFAIGSVVGPHPFPKMVRNFQSVMGLEAREQYLEMTGELPDHVTACVGGGSNALGLFAGFIDDDVQLHGVEPLGKGTEMGQHSATMTFGKPGMIHGFKCLLLSDEEGNPAPVHSIASGLDYPGVGPEHSHLKTSGRVNYHAVTDDETLDAFYTLSRKEGIIPALESAHAIAWAMKFGRENPGATILANLSGRGDKDIDYVTENFGHG from the coding sequence ATGTCTTATCTAAAGGAATTTCCGAACAAAGAAGGCTACTTTGGTGATTTTGGGGGCGCTTTTCTGCCGCCGGAGCTTGAGCCGCACTTCGCCGAAATTGAGCAGGCCTACCTGCGCCTGATGCGTTCAGCCGATTTCCTCAGCGAACTGCGCTACATCCGCAAGCACTACCAGGGCCGCCCCACCCCGGTGTACTACGCCCACAATCTCAGCGAATCGGTCGGCGCGCACATCTACTTAAAGCGCGAGGACCTCAACCATTCCGGCGCGCACAAGCTCAACCACTGCATGGGCGAGGCACTGCTGGCCAAGCACATGGGCAAGAAGAAGCTGATCGCCGAGACCGGCGCCGGCCAGCACGGCGTGGCACTGGCGACCGCGGCGGCCTACTTCGGCATGGAGTGCGAGATCCACATGGGCGAGATCGACATCGCCAAGGAAGCGCCCAACGTCACCCGGATGAAGCTTTTGGGCGCGAACGTGGTCCCGGTGGGCTTCGGCGGGCGCAGCCTCAAGGAAGCGGTCGATTCGGCCTTCCAGAGCTACCTCTCGCAGGCCGACGAGGCGATCTTCGCCATCGGCTCGGTGGTCGGCCCGCACCCGTTTCCGAAGATGGTGCGCAACTTCCAGTCGGTGATGGGCCTGGAGGCGCGCGAGCAATACCTCGAGATGACCGGCGAGCTGCCGGACCACGTCACTGCCTGCGTTGGCGGCGGCTCGAACGCGCTGGGCCTGTTCGCCGGCTTTATCGACGACGACGTCCAACTGCACGGTGTCGAGCCGCTGGGCAAGGGCACCGAAATGGGCCAGCACTCGGCCACCATGACCTTCGGCAAGCCGGGCATGATCCACGGCTTCAAGTGTCTGCTGCTGAGTGACGAGGAAGGCAACCCGGCCCCGGTGCACTCGATCGCCTCGGGCCTCGACTACCCGGGCGTGGGCCCCGAGCACTCGCACCTGAAGACTTCCGGGCGGGTGAACTACCACGCGGTCACCGACGACGAGACACTCGATGCCTTCTACACGCTCTCGCGCAAGGAAGGCATCATCCCGGCACTGGAATCCGCCCACGCGATCGCCTGGGCGATGAAGTTCGGTCGGGAAAACCCGGGCGCCACCATCCTGGCCAACCTCTCCGGACGTGGCGACAAGGACATCGACTACGTCACGGAGAACTTCGGTCATGGCTGA
- the purT gene encoding formate-dependent phosphoribosylglycinamide formyltransferase, with the protein MAELGTIETRAATIGAPGSPDALRLMLLGSGELGKEVAIEAQRLGLEVIAVDRYANAPAMQVAHRSHVIDMLDGAALKSVITQEMPALIVPEIEAIATPTLLELEDQGFVVTPNARAARLTMDREGIRRLAAETLLLPTSRFAFAETEDQYYNAIDTIGTPCVVKPVMSSSGKGQSLVRDSSEVLRAWHAAQSGGRAGRGRVIVESFIDFDYEITLLTVRHRDGITLCPPVGHTQVDGDYRESWQPHPMSETALDRAGEIARTIVEELGGYGIFGVELFVKGDEVWFSEVSPRPHDTGLVTLVSQDLSEFALHLRAMLGLPIPAIAQTAPSASCAIVREGETDHPQLIGAAAALTEPGTELRLFGKPAVHGKRRLGVALARGESIEQARERARRAAGSVQLKP; encoded by the coding sequence ATGGCTGAACTCGGCACCATCGAGACCCGCGCGGCCACCATCGGTGCGCCCGGATCGCCGGACGCCCTGCGGCTGATGCTGCTCGGCTCGGGGGAGCTGGGCAAGGAAGTCGCCATCGAGGCGCAACGCCTCGGGCTGGAGGTGATTGCCGTCGATCGCTATGCCAATGCGCCGGCGATGCAGGTGGCGCACCGCTCCCACGTGATCGACATGCTCGACGGCGCGGCACTCAAGAGCGTGATCACGCAGGAGATGCCCGCGCTGATCGTCCCGGAAATCGAGGCGATCGCGACCCCCACGCTGCTCGAACTCGAGGATCAGGGCTTCGTGGTCACGCCCAACGCCCGCGCCGCTCGGCTGACCATGGACCGCGAGGGCATCCGCCGCCTGGCCGCCGAGACGCTCTTACTGCCCACCAGCCGCTTCGCCTTCGCGGAGACCGAGGATCAGTACTACAACGCGATCGACACCATCGGCACCCCCTGCGTGGTCAAGCCGGTGATGAGCTCCTCGGGCAAGGGCCAGTCGCTGGTACGCGATTCCTCCGAAGTGCTGCGCGCCTGGCATGCCGCCCAGTCCGGCGGTCGGGCCGGGCGAGGCCGGGTGATCGTCGAATCGTTCATCGACTTCGACTACGAGATCACCCTGCTCACCGTCCGTCACCGCGACGGCATCACCCTGTGCCCGCCGGTGGGCCACACCCAGGTCGACGGTGACTACCGCGAGAGCTGGCAACCGCACCCGATGAGCGAGACCGCCCTGGATCGCGCTGGCGAGATCGCCCGAACGATCGTCGAGGAACTGGGTGGCTACGGCATCTTCGGCGTGGAGTTGTTCGTCAAGGGCGACGAGGTCTGGTTCAGCGAGGTCTCGCCGCGACCGCACGACACGGGCCTGGTGACACTGGTGTCGCAGGACCTGTCGGAGTTCGCCCTGCACCTGCGCGCCATGCTGGGCCTGCCGATCCCTGCGATCGCACAGACCGCCCCCTCGGCCTCCTGCGCAATCGTGCGCGAGGGCGAAACCGATCACCCGCAACTGATCGGCGCGGCGGCGGCCCTGACCGAACCGGGCACGGAACTGCGCCTGTTCGGCAAGCCGGCCGTCCATGGCAAGCGCCGGCTCGGTGTGGCCCTGGCCCGCGGCGAGTCGATCGAGCAGGCACGCGAGCGCGCTCGTCGTGCCGCGGGATCGGTACAGCTCAAGCCCTGA
- a CDS encoding zinc transporter ZntB, producing the protein MSTRQIIRLDGSGGRTSPHREPVGSWIQLNWEDRDDRAWLEDEAGVDELVADSLLAEDTRPRVVEHENGLILILRGVNLNPGQDPEDMISLRLWFDGERLISTSRYPLRTVAGIVERLDEGTGPASLAELLLELIEGLTDRIDELIESIEEEIDELEAALLEGADRELRDQIGQVRRTVIVIRRYLAPERDALVRLTSINRPILAELDRGRIREQADALTRLVEDLDMARERGSMIHEQLLTRLSDQLNTRMYLLSIVAAIFLPLGFLTGLFGINVGGMPWVETDLGFWWVTLLVALIAGGLGIWLKRRRWF; encoded by the coding sequence ATGAGCACGCGCCAGATCATCCGGCTAGACGGCAGCGGCGGCCGAACCTCTCCTCACCGAGAACCGGTCGGTAGCTGGATCCAGTTGAACTGGGAGGATCGGGACGACCGCGCCTGGCTGGAGGACGAGGCCGGCGTGGACGAGCTGGTCGCCGACAGCCTGCTCGCCGAGGACACCCGGCCCCGGGTCGTCGAGCACGAGAATGGCCTGATCCTGATCCTGCGCGGGGTGAACCTGAACCCCGGCCAAGACCCCGAGGACATGATCTCCCTGCGCCTGTGGTTCGACGGCGAGCGCCTGATCAGCACCTCACGCTACCCGCTGCGGACGGTCGCTGGCATCGTCGAACGACTCGACGAGGGCACCGGGCCGGCCTCGCTTGCCGAACTGCTGCTGGAGCTGATCGAGGGCCTGACCGACCGCATCGACGAGCTGATCGAATCCATCGAGGAGGAAATCGACGAGCTCGAAGCCGCGCTGCTTGAAGGGGCTGACCGCGAACTGCGCGACCAGATCGGCCAGGTGCGCCGCACCGTCATCGTGATCCGGCGCTATCTCGCGCCCGAGCGTGATGCCCTGGTGCGCCTGACCAGCATCAACCGTCCCATCTTGGCGGAACTGGACCGCGGCCGGATTCGCGAACAGGCCGATGCACTGACACGTCTGGTCGAGGATCTGGACATGGCGCGTGAGCGCGGCTCCATGATTCACGAGCAGCTGCTCACACGCCTGTCGGACCAGCTCAACACCCGCATGTACCTGCTGTCGATCGTCGCGGCGATCTTCCTGCCGCTGGGCTTTCTCACCGGCCTGTTCGGCATCAATGTCGGCGGCATGCCGTGGGTGGAAACGGATCTCGGCTTCTGGTGGGTCACGCTTCTGGTCGCGCTCATCGCCGGAGGGCTGGGCATCTGGCTCAAGCGCCGACGCTGGTTCTAG
- a CDS encoding ZIP family metal transporter, with translation MPEFMTSPVEAFLGASPVMQALVATLFTWGMTAAGALPVFFTDRENRRLLDVLLGFTGGVMIAASFWSLLAPSIEMAADLAVPAWFPAAVGFLLGAVFLRGTDMILPHLHLNAPIDEAEGLSTTWRRTTLLVLAITLHNIPEGLAIGVAFGALAHGFDNASLGAAIALAVGIGIQNFPEGMAVAMPLRREGVGRFKSFWYGQLSGAVEPIAGVIGAAAVLFWEPVLPYALAFAAGAMIFVVVEEVIPEAQRSGHADAATLGVIGGFTVMMVLDVALG, from the coding sequence ATGCCCGAGTTCATGACGAGCCCGGTCGAGGCCTTTCTCGGTGCCTCGCCGGTGATGCAGGCGTTGGTCGCCACCCTGTTCACTTGGGGCATGACGGCGGCCGGCGCCCTGCCGGTCTTCTTCACGGACCGCGAAAATCGCCGTCTGCTGGACGTTCTGCTGGGATTCACGGGCGGGGTGATGATTGCGGCGAGCTTCTGGTCGCTGCTGGCGCCCTCGATCGAGATGGCCGCTGATCTGGCGGTGCCGGCCTGGTTCCCGGCCGCCGTCGGGTTCCTGCTCGGAGCGGTGTTCCTGCGGGGCACCGATATGATTCTGCCGCACTTGCATCTCAATGCGCCGATTGACGAAGCCGAGGGCCTCTCGACGACCTGGCGGCGCACGACGCTGCTGGTGCTTGCGATCACCCTTCATAACATTCCTGAGGGACTGGCGATCGGCGTTGCCTTCGGGGCGCTGGCTCATGGTTTCGATAATGCGAGCCTGGGAGCGGCGATCGCGCTGGCCGTCGGCATCGGTATCCAGAACTTCCCCGAAGGCATGGCCGTGGCCATGCCGTTGCGCCGGGAAGGCGTGGGACGGTTCAAGAGCTTCTGGTACGGGCAGCTGTCCGGCGCGGTCGAGCCGATTGCCGGGGTGATCGGTGCGGCGGCGGTGCTGTTCTGGGAGCCGGTCCTGCCGTACGCGCTTGCCTTCGCTGCCGGGGCGATGATCTTCGTCGTGGTCGAGGAGGTGATCCCCGAGGCGCAGCGCAGCGGACATGCCGATGCCGCCACGCTGGGCGTGATCGGCGGCTTCACCGTGATGATGGTTCTGGACGTGGCGCTGGGGTGA
- a CDS encoding putative bifunctional diguanylate cyclase/phosphodiesterase, with amino-acid sequence MKRIPLSRQAPRAVVALWLFLGGALAPPAPAIPATSTATPSLDRASILFAGSRNYPPFEWETTDGEAKGFLIELEDTLAAQAGITARHQQMEWRLAPYALDHGEVDAVPMFISEERRKRFRFTDPFYYVTHAIYGRRNGPTAGDVADLAGHSVAVVGNSYAAEQLRGAAQTVQHLELEDIATALRAVDNGRADFAVLATHTTRRLIADMDLAIDQVSPPIWPRAYAFAVDKDEPELFRWLQHQLQLSHANGGYYRVYENWRKELEWHRPGIIEFIAKYSWLVAPILTVLLLVSLWSWLLHRRVESRTADLTQALDHRREAEERLAHAALHDTPTGLPNRAHFLEELTRLAAKHPAHELTVAAIRLNGIEEVILTFGNAVGMELLRAFGSRLYSYGFEAVGYLGSGEFSVASHRPLSPEHLIRVITVPVQLEQMEMDPRLSIGVVRDQANDSSEELLRKARTAVAAAAENRRTWQTYEPDIEPNPRDLLLLRDYWHRGTRDMEAYLQPQIDPVSGRVIGAEALVRWRHPEHGLLSPGVFIPVLEKSGIVYRVTEWMVDQAVQLARQYRQAGRPCPISVNIAASDILEHDVVGMVRATLARHQVPASDLRLEMTETGLITEPARVRGALEHLCKTGVECSVDDFGTGYSSLSYLSDFPVSAIKIDRRFVAGITGSSRLLSIVRTAVELAHELGLHVVAEGAEDGETVETLRSIGCDAVQGFVYATPMPAAEFDHYLLQHAAVG; translated from the coding sequence GTGAAACGGATTCCCCTTTCTCGACAGGCGCCCCGAGCGGTCGTCGCCCTGTGGCTGTTTCTGGGCGGCGCCCTCGCCCCACCGGCACCAGCCATTCCGGCCACCTCAACCGCCACGCCCTCCCTCGACCGCGCGTCGATATTGTTTGCCGGATCCCGGAACTACCCACCCTTCGAATGGGAGACCACCGATGGCGAGGCAAAGGGCTTTCTGATCGAGCTTGAGGACACCCTCGCCGCTCAGGCCGGCATTACGGCCCGGCACCAGCAAATGGAATGGCGCCTGGCGCCCTACGCGCTCGACCACGGCGAAGTCGATGCCGTGCCCATGTTCATCTCCGAGGAGCGCCGCAAGCGTTTCCGCTTTACCGACCCGTTCTACTACGTCACCCACGCGATCTATGGCCGCCGCAACGGCCCGACGGCTGGCGACGTTGCAGACCTCGCGGGACATTCCGTCGCCGTGGTGGGCAATAGCTACGCCGCCGAGCAACTGCGCGGGGCCGCGCAAACGGTCCAACACCTGGAACTGGAGGACATCGCGACCGCTCTCCGTGCCGTGGATAACGGACGAGCAGACTTCGCCGTGCTGGCCACCCACACAACGCGCCGCCTGATTGCCGACATGGACCTGGCAATCGACCAGGTCAGCCCACCGATCTGGCCCCGAGCCTACGCCTTTGCCGTCGACAAGGACGAACCCGAATTATTCCGCTGGCTGCAGCATCAACTGCAGCTCAGTCATGCCAACGGAGGGTATTACCGAGTCTACGAGAACTGGAGAAAGGAGCTGGAATGGCATCGCCCCGGCATAATCGAATTCATCGCCAAGTACAGTTGGCTGGTCGCGCCGATCCTGACCGTCCTGCTGCTGGTGAGCCTTTGGTCCTGGCTGCTCCACCGACGCGTCGAGAGTCGCACCGCCGACCTGACACAAGCGCTCGACCATCGCCGCGAAGCAGAGGAGAGGCTTGCCCATGCCGCCCTGCATGACACGCCGACCGGCCTGCCGAACCGGGCCCACTTCCTCGAGGAGCTTACCCGGCTGGCCGCGAAACATCCGGCGCACGAACTGACGGTCGCGGCGATCCGCCTCAACGGGATCGAGGAGGTCATCCTCACCTTCGGCAACGCGGTGGGCATGGAGTTGCTGCGCGCTTTCGGCAGCCGGTTGTACAGCTACGGGTTCGAGGCGGTCGGCTATCTGGGATCGGGGGAATTTTCGGTGGCCAGTCACCGCCCCCTGTCGCCGGAGCACCTGATCCGGGTCATCACGGTGCCCGTCCAGCTCGAGCAGATGGAGATGGATCCACGGCTCTCCATCGGTGTGGTCCGTGACCAAGCCAACGACTCATCGGAGGAGTTGCTGCGCAAGGCACGCACCGCCGTGGCTGCGGCCGCGGAAAACCGACGCACGTGGCAGACCTACGAGCCCGACATCGAACCGAACCCGCGAGACCTCCTGCTGCTGCGCGACTACTGGCACCGAGGTACCCGCGACATGGAGGCGTACCTGCAACCGCAGATCGACCCTGTCAGCGGTCGTGTGATCGGTGCCGAGGCGCTCGTCCGCTGGCGTCATCCTGAACATGGCCTGTTGTCTCCCGGCGTGTTCATCCCGGTACTGGAAAAGTCCGGGATCGTCTATCGCGTCACGGAGTGGATGGTCGATCAGGCTGTGCAACTGGCACGCCAGTACCGACAGGCAGGCCGGCCCTGCCCCATCTCGGTCAACATCGCGGCTAGCGACATCCTCGAGCACGACGTCGTCGGGATGGTCCGCGCGACTCTGGCCCGACATCAGGTTCCCGCCAGCGATCTGCGTCTGGAAATGACCGAAACGGGACTGATCACCGAGCCGGCCCGGGTGCGAGGCGCCCTTGAACACTTGTGCAAGACCGGCGTGGAATGCTCGGTGGATGACTTCGGCACGGGGTATTCCTCGCTGTCGTATCTGAGCGACTTTCCGGTCAGTGCGATCAAGATCGATCGCCGCTTTGTCGCCGGGATCACCGGGTCAAGCCGCCTGCTCTCCATCGTCCGGACGGCAGTCGAGCTGGCGCACGAGCTCGGCCTGCACGTGGTGGCCGAGGGCGCCGAGGACGGTGAAACCGTCGAAACGCTGCGCTCGATCGGCTGTGATGCCGTACAGGGATTCGTGTACGCCACGCCGATGCCCGCCGCCGAATTCGACCACTATCTGTTGCAGCATGCCGCGGTAGGGTGA
- a CDS encoding dodecin family protein — MSDNMLKVIEVLAESDTSWEDAANQAIAKASRSVHGIKSIYIKEFEAKVEDNRIVRYRINAKITFALD, encoded by the coding sequence ATGAGTGACAACATGCTCAAAGTGATCGAGGTACTGGCCGAATCGGACACCTCCTGGGAGGATGCCGCCAATCAGGCCATCGCCAAGGCCAGCCGCAGCGTGCATGGCATCAAGTCGATCTACATCAAGGAATTCGAGGCCAAGGTGGAAGACAACCGTATCGTCCGCTACCGGATCAATGCCAAGATCACCTTCGCTCTCGACTGA
- a CDS encoding 4a-hydroxytetrahydrobiopterin dehydratase, which yields MSELANTHCEACRADAPTLDDNEIARLQKEIDEGWQVITRDGVRQLERVYRFGNFAQALAFTNAIGEIAEREGHHPALLTEWGRVTVTWWSHKIGGLHRNDFVMAARTDKEAAAF from the coding sequence ATGAGCGAACTGGCAAACACGCATTGCGAGGCCTGTCGGGCTGACGCGCCCACCCTCGACGACAACGAGATCGCTCGCCTGCAGAAGGAGATCGACGAGGGCTGGCAGGTGATTACCCGTGACGGCGTGCGACAACTCGAGCGGGTCTACCGCTTCGGGAATTTCGCCCAGGCCCTCGCATTCACCAACGCCATTGGCGAGATCGCGGAACGCGAAGGCCACCACCCGGCCCTGCTGACGGAGTGGGGGCGGGTGACCGTGACCTGGTGGAGCCACAAGATCGGAGGGCTGCACCGAAACGATTTCGTGATGGCCGCGCGCACCGACAAGGAGGCGGCGGCATTCTGA
- a CDS encoding DMT family transporter codes for MTETQHNHRLGLIFMALAVLTIPMSDSIAKWLSTELSVGEIAWLRFVFQTLFLLPFVALYWRGGRFRPLHLVLGALISASIVFLFWGLAHLPLANNIALFFVEPLILVIFSALFLGERITARRWIGVLGGLVGAVVILRPNWSAYGLASLLPIAAAACYAGYLTATRAWASAPRPSDALVLQFWVGAAASLIMLGFVILGQGWGWSIARWDIPAPHEWVWLAAAGVLAAFAHVLIAMAFARSDASLLAPLQYLEIFGATILGWLIFSEWPDALTILGGLIIIAAGLVVIRERPADAHP; via the coding sequence ATGACCGAAACCCAACACAACCACCGACTGGGCCTGATCTTCATGGCCCTCGCCGTGCTGACCATCCCGATGTCGGACAGCATCGCCAAGTGGCTGTCGACCGAGCTGTCGGTGGGCGAAATCGCCTGGCTGCGATTTGTCTTCCAGACCCTCTTCCTGCTGCCATTCGTGGCCCTGTACTGGCGCGGGGGGCGATTCCGTCCGCTCCATCTGGTCCTGGGCGCGCTGATCTCAGCATCAATCGTTTTCCTGTTCTGGGGCCTGGCCCACCTGCCCCTGGCCAACAACATCGCATTGTTCTTCGTCGAGCCACTGATCCTCGTGATCTTCTCCGCCCTGTTCCTGGGCGAGCGCATCACCGCGCGGCGCTGGATCGGGGTACTGGGCGGCCTAGTTGGCGCCGTGGTCATCCTGCGTCCCAACTGGAGCGCCTACGGGCTCGCCTCGTTGCTGCCGATCGCCGCGGCGGCCTGTTACGCCGGTTACCTCACCGCCACGCGCGCCTGGGCCAGCGCGCCCCGCCCGAGCGATGCCCTGGTGCTTCAGTTCTGGGTGGGCGCGGCCGCCTCATTGATCATGCTGGGCTTCGTGATCCTGGGTCAGGGATGGGGCTGGTCGATTGCCCGCTGGGACATACCGGCGCCACACGAGTGGGTGTGGCTCGCTGCCGCGGGGGTACTGGCCGCCTTCGCCCACGTCCTGATCGCGATGGCCTTCGCCCGCAGCGATGCGAGCCTGCTGGCCCCGCTGCAGTACCTGGAGATCTTCGGAGCGACGATCCTCGGCTGGCTGATCTTCAGCGAGTGGCCGGATGCCCTCACGATCCTCGGTGGCCTGATCATCATCGCCGCAGGCCTGGTGGTAATCCGCGAACGTCCCGCCGACGCACACCCCTGA
- a CDS encoding class I fructose-bisphosphate aldolase: MTTYRPEKADELIKTAKAMVAPGKGILAIDESNGTCNKRFEANGIDPTEQKRREYRELLLTTPDLEKYVSGAILYDETIRQSTADGKSFIDVMRDRGQVVGIKVDTGAKPLAGSDGEKVTEGLDGLRERLAEYYEMGARFAKWRAVIAIDTAKGLPTRGCIEANAHALARYAALCQEAGLVPIIEPEVLIDGNHDIATCERVTEEELNEVFRQLYHQNVMLEGVILKTSMVISAKGASNRAGVEEVADRTVETLLRTVPAALGGVVFLSGGQGVEESTAHLNAMHERHGDRLPWALTFSYARAIQGPALEYWKGEPGHVAEAQKRALKRAEFNGMASQGKYSPDMESA, translated from the coding sequence ATGACTACGTATCGTCCCGAGAAGGCCGACGAACTGATCAAGACCGCCAAGGCGATGGTTGCGCCCGGCAAGGGCATCCTGGCCATCGACGAGAGCAACGGCACCTGCAACAAGCGTTTCGAGGCCAACGGTATCGATCCGACCGAGCAGAAGCGTCGCGAGTACCGCGAACTGCTGCTGACCACGCCGGATCTCGAGAAGTACGTCAGCGGCGCGATCCTCTACGACGAGACCATTCGCCAGTCCACGGCGGACGGCAAGTCGTTCATCGACGTGATGCGTGACCGCGGCCAGGTGGTCGGCATCAAGGTCGACACCGGCGCCAAGCCGCTGGCCGGGTCGGACGGCGAGAAGGTGACCGAGGGCCTCGACGGCCTGCGCGAGCGTCTTGCCGAGTACTACGAGATGGGTGCGCGCTTTGCCAAGTGGCGTGCGGTGATCGCGATCGACACCGCCAAGGGGCTGCCGACCCGTGGCTGCATCGAGGCGAACGCCCATGCACTGGCACGCTATGCTGCCCTGTGTCAGGAGGCCGGTCTGGTGCCGATCATCGAGCCGGAGGTCCTGATCGACGGCAACCACGACATCGCCACCTGCGAGCGGGTGACCGAGGAAGAGCTCAACGAGGTCTTCCGTCAGCTCTATCACCAGAACGTCATGCTCGAGGGCGTGATCCTCAAGACCAGCATGGTGATCTCTGCCAAGGGCGCCTCCAACCGTGCCGGCGTCGAGGAGGTCGCCGACCGCACCGTCGAGACCCTGCTGCGCACGGTGCCGGCCGCACTCGGCGGCGTGGTGTTCCTCTCCGGCGGCCAGGGCGTGGAAGAGTCCACCGCGCACCTCAATGCCATGCACGAGCGCCATGGCGACCGGCTGCCGTGGGCACTGACCTTCTCCTATGCCCGTGCCATCCAGGGCCCGGCGCTCGAGTACTGGAAGGGCGAGCCGGGTCACGTGGCGGAAGCCCAGAAGCGCGCGCTCAAGCGTGCCGAGTTCAACGGCATGGCAAGCCAGGGCAAGTACAGCCCGGACATGGAAAGCGCCTGA